From the genome of Blautia pseudococcoides, one region includes:
- a CDS encoding V-type ATP synthase subunit I, translating to MAVMQMQRVSICALKRDRKAILEKLQTMGVMEMTQVLDDESGFEKMDTQGARNTFEKKANLADLALDILQEYAPEKKSLLSSLEGKKLIEKEAYNQVAVRKEEMMDIASRITGWQKEIAECRANIQKMENQIEALAPWMRLDVPMNFEGTGSTRALIGAISGEMTLEAVYSLIAEYAPEAEGVDVTVLSADRDSTYIVALCLKKDAHQVEDALRQGGFAKPSQIVDEVPAVEKENLEAEIGAVQKQIDTCQKHIVEYGDKRADLRLISDYFRTRAEKYELLGHIPQSSRTFFVSGYIPQKAVPAVKKAMEEGYDLVFDVEEIQEDEEAPVLLSNNPFSQSVEGVLESYGLPKKGEVDPTTIMSFFYVFFFGLMLSDAAYGLIIFLACFIVLKKYPRMGQGMHKALKMFMYCGLSTLVWGVLFGGYFGDAVDVIAKTFFHANVPDGGLIKAAWFVPLNDPMRLLLYAMLFGVIHLFMGLALKGYMQLKEKQYMDFFCDVIIWYVFLIGLIMMLLPSSIFASISQLPEGTFPPAVSQIGKVLAIAGAVGLLLMSGRANKNIALRLALGAYDIYNVTGWLSDVLSYSRLLALGLATGVIASVVNQMASMLGDGFIAAIGFIVIFIVGHSLNLAINLLGAYVHTNRLQFVEFFGKFYEGGGRPFNPFKLTTKYVDVKEETYL from the coding sequence ATGGCAGTAATGCAGATGCAGCGAGTCAGTATCTGCGCGCTGAAGAGGGACCGGAAAGCCATCCTGGAAAAGCTGCAGACCATGGGCGTCATGGAAATGACCCAGGTTCTGGACGATGAGTCAGGCTTTGAAAAGATGGATACCCAGGGAGCCAGAAACACTTTTGAAAAGAAAGCGAATCTGGCAGACTTAGCACTGGATATCCTGCAGGAATATGCACCGGAGAAAAAATCCCTGCTGTCCAGTCTGGAAGGAAAAAAACTGATTGAAAAAGAAGCTTACAACCAGGTAGCGGTTAGAAAAGAAGAAATGATGGACATTGCTTCGAGAATAACCGGCTGGCAGAAAGAAATCGCAGAGTGCCGTGCAAATATCCAGAAAATGGAGAACCAGATAGAAGCACTGGCTCCATGGATGCGTCTGGATGTGCCTATGAATTTTGAGGGCACAGGTTCTACCAGGGCACTCATCGGTGCTATTTCGGGAGAAATGACACTGGAAGCGGTTTACAGCCTGATCGCGGAGTATGCTCCCGAGGCTGAAGGCGTGGATGTGACAGTCCTTTCTGCGGACAGAGATTCCACTTATATTGTTGCATTGTGTCTGAAAAAGGACGCGCACCAGGTGGAGGATGCGCTGCGGCAGGGCGGCTTTGCTAAGCCATCTCAGATCGTGGATGAAGTTCCGGCGGTCGAAAAAGAAAATTTGGAGGCAGAAATCGGTGCTGTCCAAAAACAAATTGATACTTGTCAGAAGCATATTGTTGAATATGGAGACAAGCGCGCAGACCTGCGTTTGATATCTGACTATTTCCGTACCAGAGCAGAGAAATATGAACTCCTGGGACATATTCCACAGTCTTCCAGGACCTTTTTTGTAAGTGGGTATATACCGCAGAAGGCAGTTCCCGCAGTGAAAAAGGCAATGGAGGAAGGCTATGATCTGGTCTTTGACGTGGAGGAGATACAGGAGGATGAGGAAGCACCTGTGCTTCTGAGCAACAATCCATTCTCCCAGTCCGTGGAGGGTGTATTGGAATCTTACGGTCTTCCAAAAAAAGGCGAGGTTGACCCTACGACGATCATGTCGTTTTTCTATGTGTTTTTCTTCGGTCTGATGCTGTCTGATGCGGCTTACGGACTGATCATTTTCCTGGCATGTTTTATTGTACTGAAAAAATATCCGCGTATGGGCCAGGGCATGCATAAGGCACTGAAGATGTTTATGTACTGTGGACTATCCACATTGGTATGGGGCGTACTCTTCGGAGGATATTTCGGAGATGCTGTGGATGTGATCGCGAAAACGTTCTTCCACGCAAATGTACCGGATGGCGGACTGATCAAGGCTGCCTGGTTCGTTCCGCTGAATGACCCTATGCGTCTTCTGCTGTATGCAATGCTGTTTGGTGTGATCCATCTGTTTATGGGACTTGCTTTAAAGGGATACATGCAGCTGAAAGAAAAACAATATATGGATTTCTTCTGTGATGTTATAATCTGGTATGTATTTTTGATCGGTTTGATCATGATGCTGCTTCCCAGCAGTATCTTTGCTTCTATTTCCCAGCTTCCGGAAGGAACCTTTCCGCCGGCAGTTTCGCAGATTGGAAAAGTGCTGGCGATCGCAGGTGCTGTAGGCCTGCTCCTTATGTCAGGCCGTGCCAATAAGAACATCGCACTGCGTCTGGCGCTGGGTGCGTATGATATATACAATGTAACAGGATGGCTGAGTGATGTATTATCCTATTCCCGTCTGCTGGCCCTGGGTCTTGCAACAGGTGTTATCGCGTCTGTAGTAAATCAGATGGCAAGTATGCTGGGAGATGGCTTTATCGCTGCTATTGGTTTTATCGTGATCTTTATTGTCGGACATTCACTGAATCTGGCAATCAATCTTTTGGGCGCATACGTGCATACAAACCGTTTACAGTTTGTCGAGTTCTTCGGCAAGTTTTATGAGGGTGGAGGAAGACCTTTCAACCCGTTTAAATTAACTACGAAATATGTAGATGTTAAGGAGGAAACTTATTTATGA
- a CDS encoding V-type ATP synthase subunit K — protein sequence MSQLGIVYALLGAALAVLLAGAGSSIGVGIAGQAASGVVTEDPSKFAKVLIMQLLPGTQGIYGLLVGFITLSKIGLLGGGMLDLTPQQGLLVLAACLPIGIVGLISGKYQGMTSAAAIGIVAKKPEQFGKAMLFPAMVETYAILALLISILSVTNLSF from the coding sequence ATGAGTCAGTTAGGAATTGTTTACGCATTACTTGGTGCAGCATTAGCAGTATTATTAGCAGGTGCAGGTTCATCTATTGGTGTAGGTATTGCCGGTCAGGCAGCCTCAGGTGTTGTTACTGAAGATCCAAGCAAATTTGCAAAGGTTCTGATCATGCAGCTTCTGCCCGGTACACAGGGTATCTATGGTCTGCTGGTTGGTTTTATCACACTTTCCAAGATCGGTCTGTTAGGCGGCGGTATGTTAGACCTGACACCACAGCAGGGCTTACTGGTATTAGCAGCTTGTCTGCCGATCGGTATCGTTGGTCTGATCTCCGGTAAATATCAGGGAATGACATCTGCAGCAGCTATCGGCATCGTTGCCAAGAAACCGGAACAGTTCGGTAAAGCTATGCTCTTCCCAGCCATGGTTGAGACCTATGCAATCCTTGCTCTGCTGATTTCCATTCTTTCCGTAACGAACCTTTCCTTCTAA
- a CDS encoding V-type ATP synthase subunit E — protein sequence MTGLEKMKSQILDEAKSSANDIIDRAQRSAEAVKQGMKEKAEAECGRISKKAEADVENIKERALSSCDLQKRKALLEAKQEVISEVLERAYNTLLSADDETYFNMLRKMLDKFVLAQEGEICFSPEDLKRMPQGFEKEISGIAGKKGGKLVLSKEHRNIRGGFVLIYGGIEENCTFKAMFDSKRGELSDKVHALLFS from the coding sequence ATGACTGGATTAGAAAAAATGAAAAGCCAGATTCTGGATGAAGCAAAAAGCTCCGCTAATGATATCATCGACCGGGCGCAGAGAAGCGCAGAAGCAGTAAAACAGGGGATGAAAGAAAAGGCGGAAGCAGAATGCGGACGTATCTCCAAAAAAGCGGAGGCTGATGTTGAAAATATTAAGGAACGCGCACTTTCCTCCTGTGATCTGCAGAAAAGAAAAGCGCTTCTGGAAGCAAAGCAGGAAGTGATTTCCGAAGTATTGGAAAGAGCCTATAATACACTGCTTTCTGCAGATGACGAGACATATTTCAACATGCTTCGCAAAATGCTGGACAAATTCGTTCTGGCTCAGGAAGGGGAAATTTGTTTCTCACCTGAAGATTTGAAGAGAATGCCGCAGGGTTTTGAAAAAGAAATTTCAGGCATAGCCGGGAAAAAGGGCGGAAAACTGGTTCTTTCCAAAGAACACAGAAATATCCGCGGCGGCTTTGTCCTTATATATGGTGGAATCGAGGAAAACTGTACCTTTAAGGCCATGTTTGATTCCAAGAGAGGTGAACTTTCCGATAAAGTTCATGCATTATTATTTTCGTAA
- a CDS encoding V0D/AC39 family V-type ATPase subunit: MIDTKYTYAVARIRALETALFTSATLDQLMACQTEEQCLQLIQEKGWGGADTPVNAETILTREQEKIWENIKDLGVDMSVFDVLSYPNMFHNLKAAIKDVCTEENGRAMNIYYDDTAISPDEMLEIVRSKDFSRLPQYMAGAAKEAYETLLHTRDGQLCDVIVDKAALEAIYAAGREAKDSIIKDYAESTVAIADIKIAVRSQKTAKNMDFMKRAMVECESLSVTQLSKAAVSGIDAIVEYLSGTAYAEGGKAIAESMSAFERWCDNRMMETMQSQKYQSFSVGPLVAYVLARENEIKTVRIILSGKRSGLSDDSIRERVREMYV; this comes from the coding sequence TTGATTGATACAAAATATACCTATGCGGTTGCGCGAATCCGTGCGCTTGAGACGGCGTTATTCACTTCTGCCACTCTTGACCAGCTCATGGCCTGCCAGACAGAGGAGCAGTGCCTGCAGCTTATACAGGAAAAGGGTTGGGGCGGCGCGGATACGCCGGTGAATGCAGAGACAATATTGACCAGGGAGCAGGAAAAAATCTGGGAAAATATTAAAGACCTGGGTGTTGACATGTCCGTCTTTGATGTACTTTCCTATCCGAATATGTTCCACAATCTGAAGGCAGCCATCAAGGATGTATGTACGGAGGAGAACGGCAGGGCCATGAACATCTATTATGATGACACTGCCATTTCACCGGATGAGATGCTGGAGATCGTGAGAAGCAAGGATTTTTCCAGACTTCCCCAATATATGGCCGGCGCTGCAAAAGAGGCCTACGAGACACTGCTTCACACAAGGGACGGACAGCTCTGTGATGTTATTGTGGACAAGGCAGCCCTGGAAGCTATCTATGCAGCAGGCAGGGAAGCAAAGGACAGCATTATCAAGGATTATGCGGAGTCTACCGTTGCCATAGCAGATATTAAGATCGCTGTGCGTTCACAGAAAACCGCAAAAAACATGGACTTTATGAAGCGTGCCATGGTGGAATGTGAATCCCTGAGTGTGACACAGCTTTCCAAAGCGGCAGTAAGCGGCATTGATGCCATTGTGGAATATTTGTCAGGTACTGCTTATGCAGAGGGCGGAAAGGCCATTGCAGAGTCTATGTCCGCATTTGAACGCTGGTGCGACAACCGTATGATGGAGACCATGCAGTCTCAGAAATATCAGTCATTTTCAGTGGGACCTCTGGTTGCCTATGTGCTTGCCAGGGAGAACGAGATCAAAACGGTACGAATCATTTTGTCCGGCAAACGCAGCGGCCTTTCGGATGATTCCATCCGGGAAAGGGTAAGGGAAATGTATGTTTAA
- a CDS encoding V-type ATP synthase subunit F has product MFKIAVVGDYDSIYGFATLGLDTFPVTSRKEAEEKLEHLAASKYGIIYITEALAAECKKTIDKFQEQLFPAIILIPGVFGNTGEGVQGVKLSVEKAVGSDILFSNN; this is encoded by the coding sequence ATGTTTAAGATTGCAGTTGTGGGCGATTACGACAGTATTTACGGGTTTGCTACACTGGGTCTGGATACCTTCCCGGTAACATCCCGAAAAGAAGCTGAAGAAAAACTGGAACATCTGGCAGCAAGCAAATATGGGATCATTTATATCACAGAAGCTTTGGCCGCAGAGTGTAAAAAGACGATTGATAAATTTCAGGAGCAGCTTTTTCCTGCTATAATCCTGATACCGGGCGTTTTCGGAAATACCGGTGAAGGTGTGCAGGGAGTTAAATTATCCGTGGAGAAGGCTGTTGGATCGGATATTCTTTTCAGCAATAATTAA
- a CDS encoding V-type ATP synthase subunit A, translating to MSKGTIKKVAGPLVIAEGMRDSNMFDVVRVSNQRLIGEIIEMHGDEASVQVYEETSGLGPGEPVESMNAPLSVELGPGLITSIYDGIQRPLDEIMKVSGTNLKRGVEVPSLKRDKKWNFVPTVKVGDEVQNGDIIGTVQETIVVNHKIMVPYGINGKVKEIKAGEFTVEDVVAVIETKDGDKEVGMMQTWPVRKGRPYLKKLPPEMPLVTGQRVVDTFFPIAKGGVAAVPGPFGSGKTVIQHQLAKWAEADIVVYIGCGERGNEMTDVLNEFPELKDPKTGQSLMERTVLIANTSDMPVAAREASIYTGITIAEYFRDMGYSVALMADSTSRWAEALREMSGRLEEMPGEEGYPAYLGSRLAQFYERAGHVVSLGSDQREGALSVIGAVSPPGGDISEPVSQATLRIVKVFWGLDSALAYKRHFPAINWLTSYSLYVDNMADWFDDNVAADWMENRQKLMSLLQDEAELEEIVKMVGMDALSASDRLKMEAARSIREDFLHQNSFHEVDTYSSLKKQHLMMKLVLAFYEQAKEALEKGANIQGLIKMEVREKIGRFKYVTEDKLDKEYDAVLKELAVDIANVFGKEDF from the coding sequence ATGAGCAAAGGTACGATTAAAAAAGTTGCAGGACCGCTGGTTATCGCGGAGGGCATGAGGGACTCGAACATGTTCGACGTTGTCCGTGTTAGTAATCAGCGTCTGATTGGTGAGATCATCGAGATGCACGGTGACGAAGCCAGTGTTCAGGTATACGAGGAGACATCAGGACTGGGGCCGGGAGAACCGGTTGAATCCATGAATGCGCCTCTTTCCGTAGAACTTGGGCCGGGTCTTATCACAAGTATCTATGATGGTATCCAGCGTCCGCTGGATGAAATTATGAAGGTTTCCGGCACCAACTTAAAGCGTGGTGTTGAGGTTCCTTCTTTGAAGAGAGATAAGAAATGGAATTTCGTTCCTACTGTTAAAGTAGGTGACGAGGTACAGAACGGCGATATTATCGGTACGGTACAGGAGACGATCGTCGTAAACCATAAGATCATGGTTCCTTACGGGATCAATGGTAAGGTAAAAGAGATCAAAGCCGGTGAATTTACGGTGGAGGATGTGGTTGCTGTTATCGAAACGAAAGACGGTGACAAAGAAGTGGGAATGATGCAGACATGGCCGGTTCGTAAAGGCCGTCCTTATCTGAAAAAACTGCCGCCGGAAATGCCTTTGGTAACAGGACAGCGAGTAGTGGATACCTTCTTCCCTATCGCAAAAGGCGGTGTGGCAGCCGTTCCGGGACCATTCGGAAGCGGTAAGACAGTTATCCAGCATCAGCTTGCAAAATGGGCTGAAGCCGACATCGTGGTTTATATCGGATGCGGCGAGCGTGGAAACGAAATGACAGACGTTTTGAACGAGTTCCCTGAACTGAAAGACCCGAAGACAGGACAGTCTTTGATGGAACGTACCGTTCTGATCGCAAATACCTCCGATATGCCTGTTGCGGCACGTGAGGCTTCTATTTATACAGGTATCACCATTGCGGAATATTTCCGTGATATGGGTTATTCCGTAGCTCTGATGGCAGACTCCACATCACGCTGGGCAGAGGCGCTTAGAGAGATGTCAGGACGTCTGGAAGAGATGCCGGGTGAGGAAGGTTACCCTGCATACCTGGGTTCCCGTCTGGCGCAGTTCTACGAGAGAGCCGGACACGTGGTTTCTCTGGGAAGCGACCAGAGAGAGGGTGCACTTTCCGTTATCGGAGCCGTATCCCCTCCGGGTGGTGATATTTCCGAGCCTGTATCCCAGGCTACCCTGCGTATTGTTAAGGTGTTCTGGGGACTGGATTCCGCACTGGCATACAAACGTCATTTCCCGGCGATCAACTGGCTGACCAGTTATTCCCTGTATGTGGATAACATGGCTGACTGGTTTGACGACAATGTGGCTGCAGACTGGATGGAGAACCGCCAGAAGCTCATGAGTCTTCTGCAGGATGAGGCGGAACTGGAAGAGATCGTTAAGATGGTTGGTATGGATGCCCTCTCAGCTTCTGACAGGCTGAAAATGGAGGCTGCCCGTTCCATCCGTGAGGACTTCCTGCATCAGAACTCTTTCCATGAGGTGGACACCTACAGTTCACTGAAGAAACAGCATCTGATGATGAAGCTGGTTCTGGCTTTCTATGAGCAGGCAAAAGAGGCGCTGGAAAAAGGTGCTAATATCCAGGGTCTGATCAAAATGGAAGTACGTGAGAAGATCGGC